In Chroicocephalus ridibundus chromosome 12, bChrRid1.1, whole genome shotgun sequence, a single genomic region encodes these proteins:
- the TFAP2C gene encoding transcription factor AP-2 gamma → MLWKLADNVKYEEDCEDRHDGSSNGNPRLPHLSAVSQHLYSPAPPLSHSGASDFQPPYFPPPYQPLPYSQSSDPYSHLGDPFSINPLHQPPPPPPSQQQSAWPNRQSQDPAGLAPHGRPGLVPHLSALESGSAGGRRETYRRSELLLPHGHGLDASALADNLGLHDMAHQMEEVQNVEDQHLLMHDQTVIRKGPISLTKNSALSLPCQKDGLIGVVINPNEVFCSVPGRLSLLSSTSKYKVTVAEVQRRLSPPECLNASLLGGVLRRAKSKNGGRSLREKLDKIGLNLPAGRRKAANVTLLTSLVEGEAVHLARDFGYVCETEFPSKAVAEYLTRPHMGRNEMANRKNMLLAAKQICKEFTDLLTQDRTPLGNTRPSPILDPGIQGCLTHFSLITHGFGSAAICAAMTSVQNYLNEALKIADKTYMNAGDQSPAETNKTIDKMDKHRK, encoded by the exons ATGTTGTGGAAACTAGCAGATAATGTCAAGTACGAAGAGGACTGCGAG gacCGGCACGATGGGAGCAGCAACGGGAACCCGCGGCTCCCCCACCTCTCGGCGGTCAGCCAGCACCTGTACAGCCCGGCTCCGCCGCTCTCCCACTCGGGCGCCTCCGACTTCCAGCCCCCCTACTTCCCCCCCCCGTACCAGCCGCTGCCTTACTCCCAGTCCAGCGACCCCTACTCCCACCTCGGGGACCCCTTCTCCATCAACCCGCTGcaccagccgccgccgccgccccccagccagcagcagagcgCCTGGCCCAACCGGCAGAGCCAGGACCCGGCCGGACTCGCTCCCCACGGTCGCCCCGGCCTCGTCCCCCACCTCTCGGCGCTGGAGAGCGGCTCCGCCGGCGGCCGCAGGGAAACGTACCGCCGCTCcgagctcctcctgccccacgggcaCGGGCTGGACGCCTCCGCCCTGGCCGATAACCTGGGCCTGCACGACATGGCTCACCAGATGGAGGAGGTGCAG aaTGTGGAAGATCAACACTTATTAATGCATGACCAGACAGTCATTAGAAAAG gTCCCATTTCCTTAACGAAAAACAGTGCCCTGAGTCTCCCCTGCCAAAAGGATGGATTAATTGGAGTGGTCATAAACCCCAATGAAGTATTTTGTTCAGTTCCGGGGAGACTTTCCCTCCTGAGCTCCACGTCGAAATACAAAGTGACAGTAGCAGAGGTCCAGAGGCGGCTCTCGCCCCCCGAGTGTCTCAATGCCTCTTTGCTAGGAGGAGTGCTCAGAAG AGCCAAATCTAAAAATGGTGGCAGATCATTAAGGGAAAAACTGGATAAAATTGGCTTGAATCTTCCCGCTGGTAGAAGGAAAGCTGCAAATGTGACACTATTGACATCTTTGGTGGAAG GTGAAGCTGTACATCTTGCTCGTGACTTCGGTTACGTTTGTGAGACAGAGTTTCCTTCCAAAGCAGTGGCTGAATATTTAACTAGACCACACATGGGCCGCAATGAAATGGCAAACAGGAAGAATATGCTTCTTGCTGCAAA GCAGATCTGTAAGGAATTCACAGACCTCCTCACTCAGGACAGAACTCCTCTTGGAAACACGAGACCTAGTCCCATCTTGGACCCTGGCATCCAGGGCTGTTTGACTCATTTTAGCCTCATCACACATGGCTTTGGGAGCGCTGCCATCTGCGCTGCCATGACATCCGTCCAGAACTACCTAaatgaagcattaaaaatagcAGACAAAACATACATGAACGCTGGCGACCAGAGCCCCGCAGAAACCAACAAAACCATTGATAAAATGGATAAGCACAGGAAGTAA